One genomic window of Thermoproteota archaeon includes the following:
- a CDS encoding nucleotidyltransferase domain-containing protein, protein MFEHLIDLVREEEKYRKDPIKIAKAIKEVAEEMFGEVRVYLFGSVAEGEDTPSSDMDIMVVSREVPKSVGERSELVARILEVVGVDAPVEIHLLRPEEEDWYLKFVKKRIEVK, encoded by the coding sequence ATGTTTGAGCACTTAATAGACCTCGTGAGGGAGGAGGAGAAGTACAGGAAGGATCCCATCAAGATAGCTAAGGCCATCAAGGAGGTTGCAGAGGAGATGTTTGGGGAAGTCAGGGTCTACCTGTTCGGCTCGGTTGCTGAAGGCGAGGACACTCCGTCCAGCGATATGGACATCATGGTGGTGTCGCGTGAGGTCCCTAAATCAGTCGGGGAGAGATCTGAGCTGGTGGCTAGGATATTGGAGGTAGTGGGTGTGGACGCTCCCGTCGAGATACATCTGCTGAGGCCTGAAGAGGAGGATTGGTACCTTAAATTCGTGAAGAAGAGAATAGAAGTGAAGTGA
- a CDS encoding HEPN domain-containing protein — MRREEGEFLRERAEKFFEVGKRLLEEGVIDLAAFHFHQASELILKYALFRITGDYPRTHSIRRLLKLLSKSTGDEGIMEFLRENINSLSNLENAYMTSRYLPAEFYREEVMSMMDVTLSIFELVRRYV, encoded by the coding sequence ATGAGGAGAGAGGAGGGGGAGTTCCTAAGGGAGAGGGCTGAAAAGTTCTTCGAGGTAGGCAAGAGGCTCCTAGAAGAGGGAGTTATTGACTTAGCGGCTTTCCACTTCCATCAAGCCTCCGAGCTGATCCTCAAGTACGCACTCTTCCGGATAACCGGTGATTACCCTAGGACTCACTCAATAAGGAGGCTGCTCAAGCTCCTCTCCAAGTCCACAGGTGACGAGGGGATAATGGAATTCCTGAGGGAGAATATAAACAGCCTGTCGAACTTGGAAAACGCCTACATGACCTCCAGATATCTGCCAGCTGAATTCTACAGGGAGGAAGTGATGAGTATGATGGACGTAACTCTCTCCATATTCGAGCTGGTGAGGAGGTATGTTTGA
- a CDS encoding alpha/beta hydrolase gives MEYEEAGEMIYLAAILAALGAFLFFVFYVSYRLVKPPRYVGEWTPSDLGLDYEEVMLTTDDGVRLEGWWMDRGSDKTVVLLHGYTVSRWAFYIRRMMECLADEDYNILTFDFRAHGRSGGRYTTFGNMELLDLRAALKWLRSKGGGKVALIGYSMGGIVTIRALAEGMADVGVADSPPFYADRSAARGLKYFANLPSSLYPLVKVFAKALTGVENVDIMGYAERVMRPLLIIVGRRDPLVRVEEAEEFVALNREINPRVELWIGEGAHVRVMEAEPDEYRRRVLTFLRAHLGAS, from the coding sequence ATGGAGTATGAGGAGGCTGGAGAGATGATCTACCTCGCAGCCATTCTCGCTGCCTTGGGCGCTTTCCTCTTCTTCGTGTTTTACGTGAGCTACAGGTTGGTGAAGCCGCCTAGGTACGTTGGCGAGTGGACCCCCTCAGACTTGGGCCTGGATTACGAGGAGGTAATGCTGACCACCGATGACGGCGTCAGGCTTGAGGGATGGTGGATGGACAGGGGAAGCGATAAGACGGTGGTGCTCCTCCACGGTTACACGGTGAGCAGGTGGGCTTTCTACATAAGGAGGATGATGGAGTGCTTGGCTGACGAGGATTACAACATACTGACCTTCGACTTCAGAGCCCACGGGAGGAGCGGCGGGAGATACACAACCTTCGGCAACATGGAACTGCTCGATCTCAGGGCGGCGCTGAAGTGGCTCCGCTCTAAAGGGGGAGGGAAGGTCGCGCTGATCGGCTACTCCATGGGAGGGATCGTGACCATAAGGGCGCTAGCTGAGGGTATGGCAGATGTGGGGGTGGCTGACAGCCCTCCATTTTACGCGGACAGGAGCGCAGCCAGGGGGTTGAAGTACTTCGCTAATCTGCCCTCATCCCTCTATCCCCTCGTCAAGGTCTTCGCCAAGGCGCTTACGGGCGTGGAGAATGTCGACATCATGGGATACGCCGAGAGGGTCATGAGGCCCCTCCTCATAATCGTGGGAAGGCGTGATCCCCTAGTCAGGGTAGAGGAGGCGGAGGAATTCGTCGCCCTGAACAGGGAGATCAATCCCCGCGTGGAGCTGTGGATCGGCGAGGGAGCTCACGTTAGAGTGATGGAGGCAGAGCCCGATGAGTACAGGAGAAGGGTGCTTACCTTCCTGAGGGCTCATCTGGGAGCATCGTGA
- a CDS encoding HEPN domain-containing protein, producing the protein MEGREESRALIKKAESKLRSAKLLLIEGELEDAVSRAYYAAYNAARAVLLLLGEDASTHGGVAFKLWTRLVEPGLLDREYARILSKLREAREEGDYTPLFTLSTKEVQDLVEDAERFVARMKELMDEMEKVSNCPGT; encoded by the coding sequence TTGGAAGGCCGAGAAGAGTCTAGAGCTCTGATTAAGAAGGCTGAATCAAAATTGAGGTCGGCTAAATTGCTTCTCATCGAGGGAGAGCTGGAGGATGCAGTAAGCAGAGCCTACTACGCTGCCTACAATGCGGCTAGGGCCGTATTACTTCTTCTTGGGGAGGACGCATCCACCCACGGAGGGGTAGCTTTCAAACTCTGGACCAGACTCGTGGAACCAGGTCTTCTTGATAGGGAGTACGCCAGAATACTGAGCAAGCTGAGGGAGGCCAGAGAAGAGGGAGATTACACACCTTTGTTTACCCTCTCTACCAAAGAGGTTCAGGATCTGGTGGAGGATGCCGAGAGGTTCGTCGCGAGGATGAAGGAACTGATGGATGAGATGGAAAAGGTAAGTAATTGCCCCGGTACCTAA
- a CDS encoding MFS transporter, protein MRTRFKWITVLSLAFLGFARSTGWALNKGLSFPLLSSYTESAFIKGSVLALEGLIGMIIPPILGYYSDIMRSKHGRRKPFVAVGGILASLASISIYLAYFSGLGLLGFSLTLAFLYLSLHVYTAQYRALMPDTVESGQRGRASGIITLFEWAGNLFLFGLAGMLMAVAVESTGGSGIKALASTPYLQVPFLVTAAFLLVSALVVYFLVKEPEIHVDREEGLWEYVKSVVSNRDFLRFYTAQIMWWLSFEFVAIFLFGILAYILRGAATELDVKAVTSLGLLLMALFNVTVLVGSIPGGIIYDRIGRRVSIVAGSVVFALPQLWAWTISTKMEVIAALAVAGVGWGMLMASSFPVIGDLLTSYEREELTGRYYGFFEATRSLPILLAGVIGGAIVDLAGGNYRVLFPIGAILVLASIPLIWSMRRLER, encoded by the coding sequence ATGAGGACGAGGTTCAAGTGGATCACTGTCCTGAGCCTGGCCTTCCTCGGATTCGCTAGGAGCACCGGATGGGCACTCAATAAGGGCCTATCCTTCCCTCTCCTATCCAGCTACACGGAATCCGCCTTCATTAAGGGAAGCGTCCTAGCCTTAGAGGGGCTGATAGGGATGATCATCCCTCCTATCCTTGGCTATTACAGCGACATCATGAGGTCGAAGCATGGACGAAGGAAGCCGTTCGTCGCAGTTGGGGGGATTCTAGCCTCTCTGGCATCCATCTCCATCTACCTCGCCTACTTTTCCGGTTTGGGGTTGCTGGGCTTTTCACTCACGCTCGCCTTCCTGTACCTTTCCCTGCACGTGTACACCGCCCAATACAGGGCTTTGATGCCCGACACCGTGGAGAGCGGTCAGAGAGGGAGGGCCAGTGGCATCATCACCCTCTTCGAGTGGGCGGGCAACCTATTCCTCTTCGGGCTCGCCGGGATGCTCATGGCCGTGGCTGTAGAGTCGACTGGTGGATCGGGAATTAAGGCCCTCGCGAGCACCCCCTACCTGCAGGTCCCCTTCCTCGTAACGGCAGCCTTCCTGCTCGTGAGCGCTCTCGTGGTCTACTTCTTGGTGAAGGAGCCTGAAATCCATGTGGATAGGGAGGAGGGGCTCTGGGAGTACGTGAAGAGCGTAGTCTCCAATCGGGACTTCCTCAGGTTCTATACGGCCCAGATCATGTGGTGGCTGAGCTTCGAGTTCGTGGCCATCTTCCTCTTCGGAATACTGGCCTACATCCTAAGGGGAGCCGCCACTGAGCTTGACGTGAAGGCTGTCACCTCCCTAGGACTCCTCCTCATGGCCCTGTTCAACGTCACTGTCCTAGTCGGTTCCATTCCCGGTGGGATCATCTACGACAGGATCGGGAGAAGGGTGAGCATCGTTGCGGGGAGCGTAGTTTTCGCCTTACCCCAGCTGTGGGCATGGACAATAAGCACTAAGATGGAGGTAATAGCAGCGCTGGCTGTGGCTGGGGTAGGCTGGGGGATGCTCATGGCCTCCTCATTCCCGGTCATAGGGGATCTGCTGACCAGCTACGAGAGGGAGGAGTTGACAGGTCGCTATTATGGGTTCTTCGAGGCTACTAGGTCCCTACCAATACTCCTCGCAGGCGTGATAGGGGGCGCGATCGTCGACCTAGCTGGAGGGAACTACAGGGTCCTCTTCCCGATAGGGGCGATACTGGTCCTGGCTTCCATACCACTGATATGGAGTATGAGGAGGCTGGAGAGATGA
- a CDS encoding CopG family transcriptional regulator translates to MSEVVSFKVRRDLKRKMEAFKDRVNWSEELRKFVELKIRELEAKESKERIREKLRNAPWSLQKGSSTKLVREDRDSH, encoded by the coding sequence GTGTCCGAGGTAGTGTCATTCAAGGTAAGAAGAGATTTGAAGAGGAAGATGGAGGCGTTTAAGGACCGGGTTAATTGGTCTGAGGAGTTGAGGAAATTCGTTGAACTGAAGATAAGGGAGCTGGAGGCCAAGGAGAGCAAGGAGAGAATAAGGGAAAAATTGAGAAATGCCCCTTGGTCCCTCCAGAAGGGATCTTCCACAAAGCTAGTGAGGGAGGACCGTGATAGTCATTGA
- a CDS encoding flavin reductase family protein yields the protein MITSGSVSEANAMAATWHSPVSFYPPLYGVSVSPRRATHSLIRRWRSFGVNLLPYKMIDSVHTCGRISRSEREDKLEVAGIEVFEGPKLGVPLIEGAYAAMECLLVDEVELGDHTWFVGEVKSVLVGAMIEGVVDVHSTKPLLYLGNDLYITVDPASVRRGEVRGT from the coding sequence TTGATAACTTCCGGATCAGTGAGCGAGGCTAATGCCATGGCCGCCACTTGGCACTCGCCAGTCTCGTTCTATCCTCCCCTTTACGGCGTGTCAGTGTCACCTAGGAGGGCGACGCACTCGCTCATAAGGAGGTGGAGGTCATTCGGGGTGAATCTCCTACCATACAAGATGATAGATTCTGTTCACACATGCGGGAGGATATCGAGATCTGAGAGAGAGGACAAGCTGGAAGTTGCGGGTATCGAGGTGTTTGAGGGACCGAAGTTGGGCGTCCCTCTCATAGAAGGCGCCTACGCGGCGATGGAATGTTTACTCGTGGATGAGGTTGAACTGGGGGATCACACGTGGTTCGTGGGCGAGGTAAAATCGGTCCTCGTTGGAGCTATGATAGAAGGAGTAGTAGATGTCCACTCGACAAAGCCCCTGCTTTACTTGGGAAACGACCTGTACATCACAGTGGATCCGGCTAGTGTGAGGAGGGGAGAGGTGAGGGGGACCTGA
- a CDS encoding NifB/NifX family molybdenum-iron cluster-binding protein: MRVAFPVYDHKGLDEEIFEHFGHAPAFLLVEIEDGAVRSHETVDNPHSEEHGPGVVPSLLAQLGVDVLICMGMGGRARLFFQQLGIEVITGAQGKVSDVLEAYLSGKLESLPYEPREKWHHY, from the coding sequence ATGAGGGTCGCCTTTCCAGTCTACGACCATAAAGGTCTAGATGAGGAGATTTTCGAGCATTTCGGACATGCTCCCGCATTCTTACTGGTGGAGATTGAAGACGGGGCTGTGAGATCCCACGAAACGGTAGATAACCCCCACTCCGAGGAGCACGGACCGGGCGTCGTTCCCTCCTTACTAGCTCAGCTGGGCGTGGACGTGCTGATATGCATGGGGATGGGTGGGAGGGCTCGCCTGTTCTTCCAGCAGCTGGGGATAGAGGTCATCACTGGGGCTCAGGGGAAGGTGAGTGACGTCCTCGAGGCCTACCTCTCTGGGAAGCTGGAATCACTACCTTACGAACCTAGGGAAAAGTGGCATCACTATTGA
- a CDS encoding type II toxin-antitoxin system VapC family toxin: protein MIVIDASALTAIILKEEGWESLLDASDLFISVDLLHKEVANAIWAASLSGRISEENAKESFSLLKEFIQHNVILRPQARYLDKALEIALKHKITVYDSIYIALSIEEILPLLTLDSEQARVAWAEGVKPIGW, encoded by the coding sequence GTGATAGTCATTGACGCCTCGGCCTTGACTGCCATAATCCTGAAGGAGGAGGGATGGGAGAGCCTACTCGATGCCTCGGACCTCTTCATATCGGTCGATCTGCTCCATAAGGAGGTAGCCAATGCCATCTGGGCTGCATCCCTCTCAGGTAGGATCTCTGAGGAGAATGCCAAGGAGTCTTTCTCCCTTTTGAAGGAATTCATCCAGCACAACGTGATTTTGAGGCCTCAGGCTCGGTATTTGGATAAAGCCTTAGAGATCGCACTCAAACACAAGATAACGGTATACGATTCCATATACATAGCCCTATCCATTGAAGAGATCCTACCTCTCCTGACCTTGGATTCCGAACAGGCGAGAGTAGCGTGGGCGGAAGGGGTAAAGCCCATAGGGTGGTGA
- a CDS encoding nucleotidyltransferase domain-containing protein, with protein sequence MIALKLDEVLRRLREELSNIPGARLILIFGSVARGSHRPDSDVDVMLVAENVSEARRMAREISSSIFADTGVPVTVIVVSPEEYSKGSISLIRRAREEGFLLWKAEKSLEL encoded by the coding sequence ATGATCGCGCTGAAACTCGATGAGGTGCTCCGCAGGCTCAGGGAGGAGCTATCCAACATTCCAGGGGCTAGGCTCATCTTGATATTCGGATCCGTGGCTAGGGGGAGCCACAGACCTGATAGCGATGTTGACGTGATGTTAGTGGCCGAAAATGTGAGTGAAGCTAGGAGGATGGCTAGGGAAATTTCCTCAAGTATCTTCGCCGACACGGGAGTTCCGGTAACGGTGATAGTCGTATCACCGGAGGAGTATTCGAAGGGGAGCATCTCTCTGATAAGAAGAGCGAGAGAGGAGGGGTTCCTACTTTGGAAGGCCGAGAAGAGTCTAGAGCTCTGA